A genome region from Akkermansiaceae bacterium includes the following:
- a CDS encoding restriction endonuclease subunit S yields the protein MSKDITSDVWLGGHPNTWRRTRIKRVCEFSPSFSSGKPDADEECTVCPMETISELGAIDAGKCERFDDVTPGLTLFEPKDVLFAKITPCMENGKGAYVETLPTRYAFGSTEFHVLRPSHEADGKFLYYYTFNPTFRAWAEKNMHGAAGQQRVSARFLKYTHLPLPPIDEQKRIAAYLDASCEAIDRAIKTKRQQLDTLDALRKSIITPAVLKGVSPNPKMRQLDNAWLKEIPSHWKCVSLKRLSDNHAGLTLGKTYEGILVSMPYLRAANVQDGFVDLRQITHIEVPPEIVEKNLLLPGDVLMTEGGDLDKLGRGCVWRGEIDPCMHQNHVHAVRCHKHRLLPDFLAYVTSSQHGRDYFEATGKKTTNLASTNSTKVGLLPIPLPPIEEQKEIVQYIDQALTDASRIRDNVVEQISTLTTYRKVLIHECVTGKRQIAEADIAKLKAKTGGG from the coding sequence ATGAGCAAGGATATCACCAGTGATGTCTGGCTTGGCGGCCACCCGAACACTTGGCGGCGGACGAGAATCAAGCGTGTCTGCGAATTCTCGCCCTCCTTCTCATCCGGCAAGCCAGATGCGGACGAAGAGTGCACCGTCTGCCCGATGGAGACCATTTCAGAGCTCGGAGCCATTGATGCCGGCAAATGCGAACGCTTTGACGACGTCACCCCTGGACTGACACTATTCGAGCCGAAGGATGTCCTTTTCGCAAAAATCACGCCGTGCATGGAGAACGGCAAGGGAGCCTACGTTGAAACGCTACCCACACGATACGCATTCGGCAGCACCGAGTTCCACGTCCTTCGTCCATCCCATGAGGCCGACGGCAAATTCCTCTACTACTACACTTTCAACCCCACGTTTCGGGCTTGGGCGGAAAAGAACATGCACGGTGCAGCTGGTCAGCAGCGGGTTTCTGCCCGATTCCTGAAATACACTCATCTTCCCCTCCCACCCATCGACGAGCAGAAGCGGATCGCCGCGTATCTGGACGCGAGCTGCGAGGCGATCGACCGTGCCATAAAAACGAAGCGGCAACAGCTCGACACCCTTGATGCCCTCCGCAAGTCCATCATCACGCCAGCAGTGCTAAAGGGAGTTTCCCCAAATCCCAAAATGCGGCAGCTGGATAACGCATGGCTGAAAGAGATTCCGTCGCATTGGAAATGCGTCTCACTCAAGAGGCTCAGTGATAACCATGCAGGTCTCACCCTCGGCAAAACCTACGAGGGGATATTGGTCAGCATGCCCTATCTGCGGGCAGCCAATGTCCAGGACGGCTTCGTGGATCTTAGGCAAATTACCCACATCGAAGTTCCGCCGGAGATCGTGGAGAAAAACCTGCTGTTACCCGGTGATGTGCTCATGACCGAAGGTGGTGATCTGGATAAACTCGGACGGGGATGCGTTTGGAGAGGTGAGATTGATCCCTGCATGCACCAGAACCACGTGCACGCAGTCCGTTGCCATAAACATCGCCTGCTCCCTGATTTCCTCGCCTACGTTACCTCGTCGCAGCACGGGCGAGACTATTTTGAAGCAACTGGCAAAAAGACAACCAACCTCGCCTCCACAAACTCGACAAAGGTGGGGCTCCTGCCCATACCCTTGCCGCCTATCGAAGAGCAAAAAGAGATCGTTCAATACATTGATCAGGCACTTACGGATGCATCACGAATTCGCGATAACGTAGTCGAACAAATCTCCACCCTCACCACCTACCGAAAGGTCCTGATCCACGAGTGCGTCACCGGCAAGCGGCAGATCGCGGAGGCTGATATTGCCAAGCTTAAAGCCAAAACTGGGGGCGGCTAG
- a CDS encoding helix-turn-helix transcriptional regulator, giving the protein MSVNKVAEKAGMSHVGILQIESGERSPMLRNVIKIAAALEVDLSDLFSDE; this is encoded by the coding sequence ATGTCCGTGAACAAGGTCGCCGAGAAGGCAGGTATGAGCCACGTTGGCATTCTTCAGATTGAGAGTGGTGAACGCAGCCCGATGCTACGCAACGTCATCAAGATCGCGGCCGCCCTTGAGGTGGATTTGTCCGACCTGTTTTCGGACGAATGA
- a CDS encoding ATP-binding protein gives MPSHLSFVLVALLTITGLRAGGESSGWLHRAWQTEDGLPDNSVNGIAQTPDGFLWVATNGGILRFDGNEFSPLPLRNIPNPSSSEVHAMFLDRAGQLWIGMEKGSLIRIGKDSFHAFTQEEGLPNKAVTSMADDAEGSLWVAHTSGIFQVSSDQIKLFGEGNGIPHGSNPNLACDAGGQVWFACGGKLGRLSDKGFELVRDFGEASLRIAAARDQGLWLAAGLELMRLDDGDKIRTVASLPKATDVTVLFEDSDGATWIGSDGLGLFRFKDGLLEIVPTSIGWVDCLTQDRDGNIWAGTNGGGLNLITARTVELLEKDKGLPFASVRSVAFDNSGRIWVVSPAGGLAYKESGQWQFFESGDDANGYNCVAADPKGRIWIGTRTGGLKQLDDGKLTHFGKRDGLAGIFVRSILPAKNGDVWIATDSPNQLNRFRDGKITKLSHPGTIMAIRAMAEGADGTVWVGTADGRLLRVEGDRLVNEDAVEATPSIRTLHTTADGSLWIGFSGDGLGCLKDGIYRRYTTKDGLFDDYISQIEDDGSGTLWIAANRGLFTVSFDALPESPDADSLEPRSRAFGRNEGLPGFRATHNYGPASCRGPDGGLYFTTNIGLLVVHPERLHEAALPPPLVMEQVTIDGEVRAIYRSRSMLPPDPGGKLSDLSRPHPRIEVPPGHDRVTISYAALGLGSPENVEVRYRLKPLDTDWQKPDSRNFTSFTRLAAGRYEFQLIACNSEGIWNHGARTLEIVVHPFFWETLWFRIGGGVLTVIASAGLVFLTLRRRHRDQLQRMAARSALEEERSRIARDIHDDLGASLTRISLLSQPSGGEERDPVLDQIQTTTRHLMRSMDEVVWAISPEHDTFDDLASYVSAYAQDLLSIAGIRCRLDMPMDLPEYSLSSQLRHNLFLAFKEALNNAVKYSNASEVRISISIADGVFCLKVADNGGGIDANSPAEPARQNAGSGLQNMTGRMNEIGGSCTVSSSANGTLVEFSIPFRGTP, from the coding sequence ATGCCGTCGCACCTGTCATTCGTTCTTGTCGCTTTGCTGACGATCACCGGCCTCAGGGCCGGGGGTGAGTCGTCGGGGTGGCTCCACAGGGCATGGCAGACCGAGGACGGACTTCCGGACAACAGCGTCAACGGCATCGCCCAAACTCCCGATGGCTTCCTCTGGGTGGCGACAAATGGGGGGATACTCCGTTTCGACGGAAACGAATTCAGCCCCCTGCCACTGCGCAACATCCCGAATCCCTCCAGCAGTGAAGTCCATGCCATGTTCCTCGACCGGGCCGGGCAGCTGTGGATTGGCATGGAAAAGGGATCCCTGATCCGTATAGGCAAGGACTCGTTCCATGCCTTCACGCAGGAGGAAGGGCTTCCGAACAAGGCGGTGACAAGCATGGCCGATGATGCGGAAGGCAGCCTCTGGGTTGCCCACACCTCAGGGATTTTTCAGGTCAGTTCGGACCAGATCAAACTTTTTGGGGAAGGAAACGGCATACCCCATGGGAGCAACCCGAACCTGGCTTGCGATGCCGGCGGGCAGGTCTGGTTCGCATGCGGCGGCAAGCTCGGACGACTGAGCGACAAAGGTTTTGAGCTCGTCCGCGATTTCGGGGAGGCATCGCTCAGGATCGCTGCAGCCCGTGACCAGGGGCTTTGGCTCGCCGCAGGCCTGGAGCTGATGCGGCTCGACGACGGAGACAAGATCCGGACTGTTGCCTCACTTCCCAAGGCCACCGATGTCACCGTCCTTTTCGAGGATAGTGACGGCGCCACATGGATCGGCTCCGACGGCCTCGGGCTCTTCCGTTTCAAGGACGGCCTGTTGGAAATCGTGCCCACATCCATCGGATGGGTGGACTGCCTGACCCAGGACCGGGACGGCAACATCTGGGCTGGCACCAATGGCGGCGGACTGAACCTGATCACGGCCCGCACGGTGGAGTTGCTCGAAAAGGACAAGGGACTCCCATTCGCCTCCGTCCGCTCGGTCGCCTTCGACAATTCCGGGCGGATCTGGGTGGTAAGCCCCGCAGGTGGCCTTGCCTACAAGGAGTCCGGGCAATGGCAATTTTTCGAAAGCGGTGACGATGCGAATGGCTACAACTGCGTGGCCGCCGATCCCAAGGGCCGGATCTGGATCGGAACCCGGACCGGAGGCCTCAAACAGCTCGATGACGGGAAGCTGACCCATTTCGGCAAACGCGACGGACTCGCTGGAATATTCGTGCGGTCGATCCTGCCTGCGAAAAACGGGGACGTATGGATCGCCACCGACAGCCCCAACCAGCTCAACCGTTTCCGGGATGGTAAGATCACCAAGCTCTCGCACCCGGGGACGATCATGGCCATCCGTGCCATGGCGGAAGGTGCGGACGGCACGGTCTGGGTGGGGACTGCGGATGGGCGGCTTCTGCGGGTGGAAGGGGACAGGCTTGTGAACGAGGACGCCGTGGAGGCCACACCGTCGATCCGGACGCTCCACACGACGGCCGACGGATCCCTCTGGATCGGGTTTTCAGGCGACGGGCTCGGATGCCTGAAGGACGGGATTTATCGGAGATACACCACAAAGGACGGGCTCTTCGATGACTATATCTCGCAGATCGAGGACGATGGGTCGGGAACCCTCTGGATCGCCGCGAACCGTGGCCTTTTCACGGTGTCTTTCGACGCCCTCCCCGAAAGCCCTGATGCGGATTCGCTGGAGCCGAGGAGTCGGGCGTTCGGACGGAACGAAGGCCTGCCGGGATTCCGGGCGACCCATAACTATGGCCCGGCATCATGCCGGGGCCCCGATGGCGGCCTTTATTTCACGACCAATATCGGCCTGCTGGTCGTTCATCCGGAGAGACTGCACGAGGCGGCGCTCCCACCCCCTCTGGTCATGGAGCAGGTGACGATCGATGGCGAGGTCAGGGCGATCTATCGGTCGCGCTCCATGCTTCCGCCGGATCCGGGCGGGAAACTGAGCGACCTGAGCCGGCCGCATCCACGGATCGAGGTGCCGCCCGGCCATGACCGTGTGACAATCAGCTACGCGGCCCTCGGCCTGGGTTCACCCGAGAATGTCGAGGTGCGTTACCGGCTCAAGCCGCTGGACACGGACTGGCAAAAGCCCGACAGCAGGAATTTCACAAGCTTCACGCGCCTTGCTGCCGGCAGGTATGAGTTCCAGCTCATAGCGTGCAACAGCGAAGGGATCTGGAACCATGGCGCGAGAACACTCGAAATCGTCGTCCATCCGTTTTTCTGGGAAACCTTGTGGTTCAGGATCGGCGGCGGCGTGCTGACGGTCATCGCCTCCGCGGGACTCGTATTTCTGACCCTGAGGCGCAGGCATCGCGACCAACTCCAGCGCATGGCCGCAAGGAGTGCGCTTGAGGAAGAGCGAAGCCGCATCGCGCGCGACATCCATGATGACCTCGGCGCAAGCCTCACCCGGATCAGCCTGCTCAGCCAGCCATCCGGCGGAGAAGAACGCGATCCGGTGCTCGACCAGATCCAGACCACCACCCGCCACCTCATGCGTTCCATGGACGAGGTTGTTTGGGCGATCAGTCCGGAGCACGACACATTCGACGACCTGGCCAGCTACGTGAGCGCCTACGCCCAGGATCTACTCAGCATCGCGGGCATCCGTTGCCGCCTGGACATGCCCATGGATCTGCCGGAATACAGCCTCTCGTCCCAACTCCGGCACAATCTCTTCCTGGCTTTCAAGGAAGCGCTCAACAATGCAGTCAAATACTCCAACGCCAGCGAGGTTCGGATTTCCATCTCGATAGCCGACGGCGTCTTTTGCCTAAAGGTCGCGGACAACGGCGGCGGCATTGACGCGAACTCCCCGGCAGAACCCGCCCGGCAGAACGCCGGGAGCGGCCTCCAAAACATGACCGGCCGGATGAATGAGATCGGGGGAAGTTGCACCGTCAGCAGTTCCGCAAATGGGACGCTCGTGGAGTTCAGCATCCCTTTCAGAGGCACGCCTTGA
- a CDS encoding PD-(D/E)XK nuclease family protein, which produces MPTHISPTAAKSYLGCSLRFYFERVACIPKPTSPALHLGKAVHAALQSFHLARWRGGDDSAEAVAQAYEEALVRLEKEEGPANYEDDAKREKSHADGLRILAAYLDSPEAMKEKPRGVEVMLTEKIEGLSVPLTGVVDLVRQNLTPVDFKSAASRSDPQQALFDHELQLVSYQLLLEEVTGETPPALDLVFLVKTKTPQVVKVSSPPADRKRKSRVIRMLDTAVEGIAEERFHPQPGMQCSWCSFRKECTAWGVAR; this is translated from the coding sequence ATGCCGACACACATCAGCCCGACAGCCGCCAAGAGCTACCTGGGTTGCTCACTCCGTTTCTACTTCGAGCGGGTCGCCTGCATTCCGAAGCCGACTTCCCCGGCATTGCATCTCGGCAAGGCGGTTCACGCCGCCCTGCAATCGTTCCATCTCGCCCGTTGGCGTGGTGGCGATGATTCAGCCGAGGCTGTCGCACAGGCATACGAGGAAGCCCTCGTCCGTCTGGAAAAGGAAGAAGGTCCGGCCAACTACGAAGACGATGCCAAGCGTGAGAAATCTCACGCTGACGGTCTCCGGATTCTGGCGGCCTACCTCGACTCCCCGGAGGCAATGAAGGAAAAGCCCCGGGGCGTGGAGGTAATGCTCACCGAAAAGATCGAGGGGCTTTCCGTCCCTCTGACCGGCGTCGTGGATCTGGTTCGCCAGAATCTCACGCCGGTTGACTTCAAGAGTGCCGCCTCACGTTCCGATCCCCAACAGGCTCTCTTCGATCACGAACTCCAGCTTGTGAGCTACCAGCTCCTGCTTGAGGAAGTGACCGGAGAAACTCCGCCCGCCCTCGATCTGGTGTTCCTGGTGAAAACCAAGACGCCGCAGGTCGTGAAAGTGAGCTCTCCACCGGCCGACCGGAAACGGAAGAGCCGGGTGATCCGCATGCTGGATACGGCTGTGGAGGGAATCGCCGAAGAGCGGTTCCACCCGCAGCCCGGCATGCAATGCTCGTGGTGTTCTTTCCGGAAGGAATGCACCGCATGGGGAGTTGCCCGATAG
- a CDS encoding ATP-binding protein, whose amino-acid sequence MATAEQIKSLIRSHLSDDHERFYTLALQVAAHEAQQGHAALAHDIREIVDKERKARGGNALLKFPQDLAGMVMSERTDTPLAALVIPAAFRERIRRIVHEHRQQEKLKKHGLSNRRKILLSGPPGTGKTLTARVLAHELRLPLHTIQVDKLVTKFMGETSAKLRQIFDLIRDEPGVYLFDEFDAIGGERSRDNDVGEMRRVLNALLQFIEQDSSDSLIIGATNNPGLLDRALFRRFDDVLHYHMPDEESRRRLIENVLSSFMGRLGWKAILTASSGLSHAEIDHACRDAIKEAILTDKQKVDTKALLRTLGERSQTHARD is encoded by the coding sequence ATGGCCACAGCCGAACAAATCAAATCCTTAATCCGGTCTCACCTGAGTGACGACCACGAGCGGTTTTATACCTTGGCCCTGCAGGTGGCCGCACATGAGGCCCAGCAGGGCCACGCGGCACTGGCCCACGATATCCGCGAAATCGTGGATAAGGAACGCAAGGCCCGGGGTGGAAACGCGTTGCTCAAGTTTCCTCAGGATCTGGCCGGAATGGTGATGTCCGAGCGGACCGACACCCCGCTCGCAGCCCTGGTCATTCCCGCCGCATTCCGAGAGCGGATCCGCCGAATCGTCCACGAGCACCGCCAGCAGGAAAAACTCAAGAAGCACGGCCTTTCCAACCGTCGGAAAATCCTGCTTTCCGGCCCACCGGGCACGGGAAAGACGCTCACAGCCCGGGTGCTGGCACATGAACTCCGCCTGCCCCTGCACACGATTCAGGTCGACAAGCTCGTGACCAAATTCATGGGCGAGACCAGTGCCAAGCTTCGGCAGATCTTCGACCTCATCCGCGACGAACCAGGCGTGTATCTTTTCGATGAATTCGACGCGATAGGCGGCGAGCGTTCCCGGGACAATGACGTGGGCGAAATGAGGCGAGTGCTCAATGCACTCCTTCAATTCATCGAACAGGATAGCTCCGACAGTCTCATCATCGGTGCCACCAACAACCCGGGACTGCTTGATCGGGCTCTGTTCAGGCGTTTCGACGATGTCCTTCATTACCATATGCCGGATGAAGAATCCCGACGCCGGCTGATCGAGAACGTGCTCTCCTCGTTCATGGGCCGTCTCGGTTGGAAGGCGATCCTAACGGCAAGTTCAGGCCTCAGCCACGCGGAGATCGATCACGCCTGTCGCGATGCGATCAAAGAAGCGATCCTAACCGATAAGCAGAAGGTGGACACCAAGGCACTACTCCGGACACTTGGTGAACGCAGTCAGACCCACGCACGCGACTGA
- a CDS encoding response regulator transcription factor, which yields MSTLAQPIRVSVVEDDPSLRSIYTGWIGEADGFTLVSQYGDGLEAQRGIPGDNPDIVLMDINLPGLNGVECVRSLKLQLPKIQFVMITVYEDSNRIFRTLEAGATGYLLKQTPRQQLLDSLREVHQGGSPMSSGIARKVVQCFRKTNPSAEENELNQLSKREEQVLNLLAQGYLYKEISSELGISDNTVDTYRRRIYEKLHVHSRAQAAAVYHQLKPATVQPPGRA from the coding sequence ATGAGCACCCTCGCCCAACCGATCCGAGTTTCCGTCGTCGAAGACGATCCCTCCCTGAGATCCATCTATACCGGATGGATCGGGGAGGCGGATGGGTTCACCTTGGTCAGCCAATACGGCGACGGGCTGGAGGCACAAAGAGGCATCCCCGGTGACAACCCCGATATCGTCCTCATGGACATCAACCTGCCCGGCCTCAACGGTGTCGAGTGCGTCCGCTCCCTCAAGCTGCAGCTTCCGAAAATCCAGTTCGTGATGATCACCGTCTATGAGGATTCCAACCGGATTTTCAGGACGCTGGAAGCGGGCGCCACGGGTTACCTTCTCAAGCAGACACCCCGCCAGCAATTGCTGGATTCCCTGCGCGAAGTGCACCAGGGGGGCTCCCCGATGAGCAGCGGGATCGCCCGGAAGGTCGTACAGTGTTTCCGGAAAACCAATCCGTCCGCGGAGGAAAACGAGCTCAACCAGCTCTCGAAACGCGAGGAGCAGGTTCTCAACCTGCTTGCCCAAGGTTACCTGTACAAGGAAATCTCCAGCGAACTCGGGATCAGCGACAACACCGTGGACACCTACCGCCGCCGCATCTACGAGAAGCTCCACGTCCACTCGCGCGCGCAAGCGGCCGCCGTCTATCACCAGTTGAAGCCCGCCACCGTCCAGCCGCCCGGCAGGGCATAG
- a CDS encoding DUF932 domain-containing protein — protein MLLHCGAELVNRSTLNAVQTPRGTSTWYPLSHRALLDEVQTQLETAGFQIGRESHALSHEGRRYFGVMEVKQPGQAEKDYAWVVGLRNSHDKTFPAGLVAGTSVFTCDNLAFSGEVKISRKHTRFAYRDLRQLTARAVGRLGERFRSLDKRIDAYRDCQIPDWAAHDFVVRAMDCGAITPSQVLGVVNEWREPSHREFRPRNLWSLFNAFTEVYKGQNPSLTMIRSEALHGLCDGVVGLAN, from the coding sequence ATGCTGCTCCATTGCGGGGCGGAACTCGTCAACCGGTCCACACTGAATGCCGTGCAAACTCCGCGTGGCACCAGCACCTGGTATCCGCTCTCCCACAGGGCTTTGCTGGATGAAGTCCAGACCCAGCTTGAAACCGCCGGTTTCCAGATCGGCCGTGAAAGCCACGCCCTCTCCCACGAGGGTCGACGCTACTTCGGCGTGATGGAAGTCAAGCAACCCGGGCAGGCCGAAAAGGACTACGCTTGGGTTGTCGGATTGAGAAATTCGCACGACAAAACGTTTCCCGCGGGACTCGTGGCGGGCACCAGTGTTTTCACCTGTGACAACCTCGCCTTCAGCGGGGAGGTGAAAATCAGCCGCAAGCATACGCGATTTGCCTACCGTGATCTGCGTCAACTTACTGCACGTGCGGTAGGTCGTCTCGGCGAGCGTTTCCGCAGCCTCGACAAAAGGATCGACGCCTACCGGGATTGCCAGATCCCAGACTGGGCTGCCCATGACTTCGTCGTCCGTGCCATGGACTGCGGAGCCATCACCCCCAGCCAAGTCCTTGGCGTCGTCAATGAATGGCGTGAGCCGAGCCACCGCGAGTTTCGTCCCCGAAACCTGTGGAGCTTATTCAACGCATTCACCGAGGTCTACAAAGGCCAGAACCCAAGCCTCACCATGATCCGCAGCGAAGCCCTCCATGGGCTGTGCGACGGGGTCGTTGGATTGGCGAACTGA
- a CDS encoding SAM-dependent DNA methyltransferase: protein MTQPSSHLDKARLNNLAEEIWKSAERLRGKLKAHEYQSVVLPIITIRRLECVLIQWRERKAEEIRSKRKSIKDEELAKLVKGLELNPKQSPGFSNSTDWTLRKIYEEDHTLLEKNFRAYLKGFSEGVQDILDSFDYRAIVGKMVKNARLAPILNQYSTLDLGPEKISSLEMGYIYEELLRRFSEAHAEAAGDHFTPREVIRLMVELLEIPIPTHHTSIYDPACGTGGMLYVAKEHLLEKAKTEEERDRVQRLVTLHGTELMSETYAIARSEALIRGESHATINWGNSLIPHDPQSKEPGDQFPETDKANHFDFMLSNPPFGVTWGGKDGYQDQAEKLRKTRYSAGMPAVNDGSLLFLQTILAKMKPVEDGGSRVAIIFNGSPLSNGDCGEGESEIRRWILENDWLDAIVMLPNELFYNTGIFTYVWLLRNDRRKLKRDGRIMIIDARQQFEKEPKSFGNKRNRIVERHRQWIEDRYHKGWKKDSEDENVRFFTRHDFAFHKVEVVFWQTDENDQPAIITEPFPVQFKAANVKSKQEFYDSEMILHIRVTAPKSGKVHRFDLTLGPDDSFLDLYKPEIAVRFGKEMGKLTAATLDRLETEVSYTHRHYIKDDEYIPFDDKGDPDNYIPAFLKREIERQIIRWQDRPQLGYEILPNKYFYRYTPPPKADDLLKQFWKLEEKAEGLLKALAKEGA, encoded by the coding sequence ATGACCCAGCCTTCCTCCCACCTCGACAAAGCCCGCCTCAACAACCTTGCCGAGGAAATCTGGAAATCCGCCGAGCGGCTTCGGGGCAAGCTCAAGGCCCACGAATACCAGAGCGTCGTCCTGCCGATCATCACCATCCGCCGGCTGGAGTGCGTGCTGATCCAGTGGCGGGAGCGGAAGGCGGAGGAAATCCGCTCGAAGCGGAAATCGATCAAGGACGAGGAGCTGGCGAAGCTGGTGAAGGGTCTGGAACTCAACCCGAAGCAGTCGCCCGGGTTCTCGAATTCGACGGACTGGACGCTCCGCAAGATCTACGAGGAGGATCACACGCTGCTGGAGAAAAACTTCCGTGCCTACCTCAAGGGCTTCTCGGAAGGCGTGCAGGACATCCTCGATAGTTTCGACTACCGGGCCATCGTCGGAAAGATGGTCAAGAACGCCCGCCTGGCACCGATCCTCAACCAGTATTCCACCCTCGACCTCGGTCCTGAGAAAATCTCCAGCCTGGAAATGGGCTATATCTATGAGGAGTTGCTGCGGAGGTTCTCGGAAGCCCACGCGGAGGCGGCGGGTGACCACTTCACGCCACGTGAGGTCATCCGGCTCATGGTTGAGCTACTGGAAATCCCCATCCCGACCCACCACACCTCGATCTACGATCCGGCCTGCGGCACCGGCGGCATGCTCTACGTGGCCAAGGAGCACCTCCTCGAAAAGGCAAAGACCGAGGAGGAGCGGGATCGCGTGCAACGGCTTGTCACACTTCATGGCACCGAGTTGATGTCGGAAACCTACGCCATCGCCCGCTCCGAGGCCCTGATCCGCGGCGAGTCGCACGCGACAATCAATTGGGGAAATTCTCTCATCCCCCACGATCCGCAGAGCAAGGAGCCCGGCGACCAGTTTCCGGAAACCGACAAGGCGAACCACTTCGACTTCATGCTGAGCAATCCGCCCTTCGGCGTGACTTGGGGCGGCAAGGACGGCTATCAGGACCAGGCCGAGAAGCTGCGGAAGACCCGATACTCCGCCGGCATGCCCGCGGTGAACGACGGCTCGCTTCTCTTCCTCCAGACCATCCTCGCCAAGATGAAACCGGTCGAGGACGGCGGCAGCCGGGTGGCCATCATCTTCAACGGCTCGCCGCTCAGCAACGGCGACTGCGGCGAGGGCGAGAGCGAGATCCGCCGCTGGATCCTCGAGAACGACTGGCTCGACGCGATCGTCATGCTCCCCAACGAGCTGTTCTACAACACCGGCATCTTCACCTACGTCTGGTTGCTCCGCAACGACCGCCGGAAACTCAAGCGGGACGGGCGGATCATGATCATCGACGCCCGCCAGCAATTCGAGAAGGAGCCCAAGTCCTTCGGCAACAAACGCAACCGCATCGTCGAACGCCACCGCCAGTGGATCGAGGACCGCTATCACAAGGGTTGGAAGAAGGACTCCGAGGACGAAAACGTGCGGTTCTTCACCCGCCACGACTTCGCCTTCCACAAGGTCGAGGTCGTCTTCTGGCAGACCGATGAAAACGACCAGCCGGCCATCATCACCGAGCCCTTCCCGGTGCAGTTCAAGGCGGCCAACGTGAAATCCAAGCAGGAGTTCTACGACAGCGAGATGATCCTGCACATCCGCGTCACCGCCCCGAAGAGCGGCAAGGTCCACCGCTTCGACCTCACGCTCGGCCCGGACGACAGCTTCCTCGATCTCTACAAGCCGGAAATCGCCGTCCGCTTCGGCAAGGAGATGGGCAAGCTCACCGCCGCCACCCTCGACCGCCTGGAAACCGAGGTCAGCTACACCCACCGCCACTACATCAAGGACGACGAATACATCCCCTTCGATGACAAGGGCGATCCGGACAATTACATCCCCGCCTTCCTCAAACGCGAGATCGAGCGGCAAATCATCCGCTGGCAGGACCGTCCGCAGCTCGGATACGAGATCCTGCCCAACAAGTATTTCTACCGCTACACGCCGCCACCCAAGGCCGATGATCTGCTCAAGCAGTTCTGGAAACTGGAGGAAAAGGCGGAAGGTCTGCTCAAGGCACTGGCGAAGGAGGGGGCATGA
- a CDS encoding helix-turn-helix domain-containing protein: protein MKEEEKLLTIRDVAQWLRVRPERIDLFIRENGFPAIYLPSKKYRVLRFNRRSVEAWLKSREEWLPE from the coding sequence GTGAAGGAAGAAGAGAAGCTGCTTACCATCAGGGACGTCGCCCAGTGGCTCCGAGTCCGGCCTGAACGGATCGACCTTTTCATCCGCGAAAATGGCTTCCCTGCCATCTACCTGCCATCGAAGAAGTATCGCGTGCTTCGCTTCAATCGCCGCAGCGTCGAAGCATGGTTGAAATCGAGGGAGGAATGGCTTCCTGAGTGA